CAATATTTTTATAGGTGAAGTAGAAGAAGAAGATTCCTCTCATCAGAGAAAAATACGGGGAGTCCTCAGTCCAACATTCATCCTTTCATCTCGAATTTGAGCAATTAGAATTTCGCGGACACAGCAGAAGCCATCAATGTTCTGGGCGTTTTTAAAAATCAGAAAATTTTTCTGTTTTATCAGCTAAAGGTTGCTTCAGAAGTACAGCAATACATGACAATAAAAGATTCAACACCAGGATCGATTCCACATATAACGATTGCGCGATTAAAGGGAATCAGATGTTGATACTATTTCTCCTGAGTCTTTCGCGAAAATTGAATTGCCGGAAATTGATTACGTGGAATTATGGCAAACTGTTCACACCTTCCGGCGTAAATACCTTTCGCTGGACAAGTTTGATTTTGGAAAAAATAGAAAAAAAGATTTTAAGATAATCAGCCTTCTTCAGCAACAACTTCATTCACTTCCGGTACAAGGCTTTTAATAATTTTTCAATTCCGCCTTTTAATGTTTGTGAAGAAGATGGGCAGCCACTGCATGAACCTTCCATCACTAATGTAACTACACCATCTGAAAAAGATTTGAAACGAATCGCACCGCCGTCTTGTTCGACAGGTTTAACATATTCGTCGAGGTTTTCAATGATCTTGGTTTCAATTGCAGAGGCAGTTTTTGTCCTGTCGATTTCGGATCAGCAATTTGTTCAACCGGACCGATAAACACAAGGTTGTCCGGTTTCAGATACCTTTTGATGAACTCTCTGAAGATTCCCATGGTTTCATACCAGTCCACATCTGAGTTTTTGGTCAGCGTTACAAAATTTGTCGTGATAAAAACGCCGGAAATGTAAAAACCCAAAAGGCTGCATGGCCAAAAGGGCAGTTCTTTGCCTGATCCTACACGTGTACTCAAGCACTGCCTTCCTCAAGGAGGTAGCGGTTCACTACAAATTTCATCTCGCCGGATTCGGCGTCGCCTCGGCATAAACAGTGA
This DNA window, taken from Bacteroidota bacterium, encodes the following:
- a CDS encoding NifU N-terminal domain-containing protein, which produces MSTRVGSGKELPFWPCSLLGFYISGVFITTNFVTLTKNSDVDWYETMGIFREFIKRYLKPDNLVFIGPVEQIADPKSTGQKLPLQLKPRSLKTSTNMLNLSNKTAVRFVSNLFQMV